Proteins found in one Haemorhous mexicanus isolate bHaeMex1 chromosome 23, bHaeMex1.pri, whole genome shotgun sequence genomic segment:
- the LOC132337738 gene encoding arylacetamide deacetylase-like 4, whose protein sequence is MELLLAIFLAVLTGIVAMAFYYEHPKAEIPHGISERQKLYVLHYLMNFGLGLATFLDKVGVISEAHLLRVLMETIPPLKDTRLLIKDLRFERVKVRIYQLKTSNNNLRRGILYFHGGVGRFGSIRAYERKCRYLCRKSNSVVVSVGYRLAPEHPFPAQFEDCLTATIHLLRTAQDHGVDPSRVVVCGDSSGGTLTAAVAQALVNRRDLPKLRAQILIYPFLQCVDFNLPSYQQNERVPILLKERTLVLGLKYVNLDLGLIEDIFKGCHVSEDRRLKYQKWVSPDYISHEFKTRGYKPSPTYPPSKEVCEVVESMFDPVFSPLLAEDSVIAQLPETFILTCELDVLRDDGLLYKKRLEDHGIKLTWCHLQEGFHGTVFLALFGKVVGFRSGAKGLQKIVNFLRLM, encoded by the exons ATGGAACTTCTCCTGGCCATTTTTCTGGCTGTTTTGACTGGGATTGTGGCAATGGCTTTCTATTACGAACACCCCAAAGCAGAAATTCCTCATGGAATCAGTGAGCGCCAAAAGCTTTATGTTCTTCATTACCTCATGAACTTTGGGCTTGGTCTG GCAACATTTTTGGACAAAGTAGGTGTAATCTCAGAGGCCCATCTCCTCAGGGTTTTAATGGAGACAATACCACCATTAAAGGATACACGTCTTCTTATCAAGGACTTAAGGTTTGAAAGGGTTAAAGTGAGAATTTACCAGCTAAAAACATCAAACAACAACCTAAGAAGGGGAATTCTTTATTTTCACGGAGGAGTTGGCCGGTTTGGAAGTATCC GGGCCTACGAAAGAAAGTGTCGCTATCTCTGCAGGAAGAGCAATTCCGTGGTGGTGTCTGTTGG GTATCGTTTAGCTCCTGAGCACCCATTTCCAGCCCAGTTTGAGGACTGTCTCACTGCTACCATCCATTTGCTGAGGACTGCACAAGACCATGGAGTTGACCCTTCCCGCGTTGTCGTCTGTGGAGACAGCAGTGGAGGGAcactcactgctgctgttgccCAAGCACTGGTGAACAGAAGAGACCTCCCAAAGCTGAGAGCACAAATCCTAATATATCCTTTTCTGCAGTGTGTGGACTTTAATTTACCTTCGTACCAGCAGAATGAGAGAGTCCCCATTTTGCTAAAGGAACGAACCCTTGTTCTTGGCTTGAAGTATGTTAATCTGGACTTGGGCCTCATTGAAGATATATTTAAAGGCTGCCATGTTTCAGAAGATCGGAGACTGAAATATCAGAAGTGGGTGAGTCCTGACTACATCTCTCATGAGTTTAAAACAAGAGGTTACAAACCAAGTCCAACATATCCACCCTCAAAAGAAGTCTGTGAAGTGGTTGAGTCCATGTTTGACCCTGTTTTTTCACCACTCTTGGCTGAAGACAGTGTGATTGCTCAGCTTCCTGAGACCTTCATTTTGACCTGTGAACTTGATGTGCTCAGAGATGATGGACTGCTGTACAAGAAACGATTAGAGGACCATGGTATAAAACTGACCTGGTGCCATCTGCAAGAGGGGTTCCATGGAACAGTGTTCTTAGCACTTTTTGGTAAGGTGGTAGGATTCCGCTCTGGAGCTAAAGGCCTGCAAAAGATAGTGAATTTTCTAAGACTGATgtaa
- the LOC132337790 gene encoding arylacetamide deacetylase-like 4, producing the protein MAFFYLVPVILLVVFVASFISAIIRTIQTEFANCSIPPGVSNPGKLRLIVAALIVTSTLGRIFEKMELCSSLAIKRLVFSGRRPDPAPGVQQEEARLGGVPVRLYRPRGPSARPRPAVLLFHGGGWIFCSLDSHERICQYIAKESGSLVVSVGYRLAPEHKYPAAYEDCLSASQHFLQHLQHYGVDPARVTVCGDSAGGNLAAAVSQTLAGRSDLPRLRAQILIYPGLQALDFNLPSYQQNRGVPLLFRERAVYYSLQYVQGDTSDLEEVLEGSHIPPDMRLKYRKWVSPDNIPEEFKVRGYKPHKPCEFKPEVFEKVKRLREPTLCPLLAEDTIIQQLPESFILTCEYDVLRDDGLLYKKRLEDNGVRVTWYHLEDGFHGIVNLFDYYGLSFPSGKKGLDRVVEFIKGL; encoded by the exons atggcatttttttatCTAGTGCCAGTGATACTGCTGGTGGTTTTTGTTGCTTCATTCATATCAGCAATCATAAGAACAATTCAAACTGAGTTTGCCAATTGCAGCATCCCTCCTGGAGTGAGCAATCCCGGAAAACTTCGACTTATTGTTGCTGCTTTGATTGTTACATCTACTCTG GGCAGGATTTTTGAGAAGatggagctgtgcagcagcctggccatcaAGCGCCTGGTGTTCTCCGGGCGGAGGCCGGACCCGGCCCCGggggtgcagcaggaggaggcgCGGCTCGGGGGGGTGCCCGTGCGGCTGTACCGGCCCCGCGGGCCCTCCGCGCGGCCGCGGCCCGCCGTGCTGCTGTTCCACGGCGGCGGCTGGATCTTCTGCAGCCTCG ATTCCCACGAGAGGATCTGCCAGTACATTGCCAAGGAAAGCGGCTCGCTGGTGGTGTCCGTGGG GTACCGTCTGGCCCCTGAGCACAAGTACCCCGCTGCCTACGAAGACTGTCTGAGCGCCAGCCAGCacttcctgcagcacctgcagcactaCGGCGTGGATCCTGCCCGGGTCACTGTCTGCggggacagtgctgggggcaacctggcagctgctgtgagcCAGACCCTGGCAGGCAGGTCAGACCTCCCCAGGCTCCGTGCTCAGATCCTCATCTACCCAGGCCTTCAGGCCCTGGACTTCAATTTACCATCCTACCAACAGAATCGGGGAGTCCCTCTGCTCTTCCGGGAACGTGCAGTTTACTATTCTTTGCAGTACGTACAAGGGGACACATCAGATCTGGAAGAGGTCTTGGAAGGTTCCCATATTCCTCCAGACATGAGGCTGAAGTATAGGAAGTGGGTGAGTCCAGACAACATCCCTGAGGAATTTAAGGTCAGAGGCTACAAACCACACAAGCCCTGTGAATTCAAGCCTGAAGTTTTTGAGAAAGTGAAAAGACTCCGTGAGCCCACGCTGTGCCCACTGCTGGCTGAAGACACAATcatccagcagctgccagaatCTTTCATCCTGACCTGTGAGTACGACGTGCTGCGGGACGATGGCTTGTTGTACAAGAAGAGGCTGGAGGACAACGGGGTTCGAGTGACCTGGTACCACCTTGAGGATGGATTCCATGGGATCGTAAACCTGTTTGATTATTATGGTTTGTCATTTCCATCTGGGAAAAAGGGATTGGACAGGGTTGTTGAATTTATAAAAGGCCTGTAA
- the LOC132337789 gene encoding arylacetamide deacetylase-like 4 has translation MAVVLTVLVLFLVGFLASFILLVIGAINFDFSNSEIPPGVTQPAKLRIIHIILICTAVVGKILENFGICTQVSFVRYIQGRKTLGADPKLFIKDLWFEKVPVRIYQPKAPSASQRRGVVFFHGGGWVFGSLETHEELCRFIARESESVVVSVGYRLAPEHKYPAAYEDCLSASQHFLQHLQHYGVDPARVTVCGDSAGGNLAAAVSQTLAGRSDLPRLRAQILIYPGLQALDFNLPSYQQNRGVPLLFRERAAFYMLQYLNGNAAKLEEVLEGSHIPPDIKLKYQKWVSPDNIPEEFKVRGYKPRVLLDCTTEVFETLKRFCEPTLCPLLAEDTIIQQLPESFILTCEYDVLRDDGLLYKKRLEDNGVRVTWYHLEDGFHGILNLFNSNWLSFPSGKRGLDSIVNFLRSL, from the exons ATGGCAGTTGTACTCACAGTGCTGGTGTTATTCTTAGTTGGTTTTCTTGCTTCATTTATATTGTTGGTCATAGGGGcaattaattttgatttctccaactcagaaattcctcctggagtGACTCAGCCTGCAAAGCTCAGAATCATTCATATAATTTTAATATGCACAGCCGTGGTG GGAAAGATTTTGGAAAACTTTGGCATCTGCACTCAGGTGAGCTTTGTGCGGTACatacaaggaagaaaaactcTGGGGGCGGACCCAAAGCTCTTCATCAAGGACCTGTGGTTTGAGAAAGTGCCTGTAAGGATTTACCAGCCTAAGGCTCCATCTGCCAGCCAAAGGAGAGGAGTTGTGTTTTTTCATGGAGGAGGATGGGTATTTGGAAGTCTTG AGACCCATGAAGAGCTGTGCCGCTTCATTGCCAGAGAGAGTGAATCTGTGGTTGTATCTGTGGG GTACCGTCTGGCCCCTGAGCACAAGTACCCCGCTGCCTACGAAGACTGTCTGAGCGCCAGCCAGCacttcctgcagcacctgcagcactaCGGCGTGGATCCTGCCCGGGTCACTGTctgtggggacagtgctgggggcaacctggcagctgctgtgagcCAGACCCTGGCAGGCAGGTCAGACCTCCCCAGACTCCGTGCTCAGATCCTCATCTACCCAGGCCTTCAGGCCCTGGACTTCAATTTACCATCCTACCAACAGAATCGGGGAGTCCCTCTGCTCTTCCGGGAACGAGCTGCTTTCTACATGCTGCAGTATCTAAATGGAAACGCAGCAAAACTGGAAGAGGTCTTGGAAGGTTCCCATATTCCTCCAGATATTAAACTAAAATATCAAAAGTGGGTGAGTCCAGACAACATCCCTGAGGAATTTAAGGTCAGAGGCTACAAACCACGTGTGCTACTTGACTGCACAACTGAAGTTTTTGAGACACTGAAGAGATTCTGTGAGCCCACGCTGTGCCCACTGCTGGCTGAAGACACAATcatccagcagctgccagaatCTTTCATCCTGACCTGCGAGTACGACGTGCTGCGGGACGATGGCTTGTTGTACAAGAAGAGGCTGGAGGACAACGGGGTTCGAGTGACCTGGTACCACCTTGAGGATGGATTCCATGGGATCCTAAACCTGTTTAATAGTAACTGGTTGTCATTTCCATCTGGAAAAAGGGGCCTTGACAGCATTGTGAATTTTCTAAGAAGCTTATag
- the LOC132337840 gene encoding arylacetamide deacetylase-like 4: protein MASIYTTLAIIGMFFISPVLIPALFWGVVLYDFFNLELPPGIEQPLKLRFFYSLMITTMVMGKILEKLGICSDLTILRAVLDGIPPWRDSKLLIKDLTVDEVPLRIYQPKRPPAGKRRGILYFHGGAGTFGSIRAFERVCRYMAKKCNSVVVSVGYRLAPEHSYPGQYFDCLNATLYFMRNLEEYHVDPGLIIISGDSCGANFATVICQILLNHRDLPKVRAQVLLYPGLQGLDFQLPSYQQNAFVPMLTRKMIIYFCFRYLNKKPTYWKDVLQNCHVPDCMRHQYKKWISADLIPDEFKVRGYVPPKPASYKPEVHEAVKEILEMTFSPLLAEDSIICQLPESYIATCEFDVLRDDGLLYKKRLEENGVQVTWYHCENAFHGILAFFGYGIFSFLSGNKIMDSIVNYINGL from the exons ATGGCATCCATTTATACAACTTTAGCAATTATAggaatgttttttatttctcctgtttTAATACCAGCACTGTTCTGGGGGGTTGTATTATATGATTTTTTCAACTTAGAACTGCCACCTGGAATTGAGCAACCTCTAAAGCTTCGTTTTTTCTACTCCTTGATGATCACAACCATGGTCATG GGAAAGATTTTGGAGAAGCTGGGGATCTGCAGTGATTTAACCATACTGCGAGCAGTGCTCGATGGGATACCTCCATGGAGAGATTCCAAGCTGCTTATCAAAGACCTCACAGTAGATGAGGTACCCTTGAGGATTTATCAGCCCAAAAGGCCCCCCGCTGGCAAAAGAAGAggaattctgtattttcatgGAGGCGCTGGCACATTTGGGAGCATTA GAGCCTTTGAAAGAGTATGCCGCTATATGGCGAAAAAATGCAACTCAGTGGTTGTGTCTGTTGG GTAccgtctggctcctgaacaTTCCTACCCAGGGCAATATTTTGACTGTCTCAATGCCACCTTATACTTCATGAGGAATTTAGAAGAGTATCACGTGGATCCTGGTCTCATCATCATTAGTGGTGACAGCTGTGGAGCTAATTTTGCTACGGTTATTTGCCAAATCCTGCTGAATCATAGAGATCTGCCAAAAGTACGTGCTCAGGTCCTGCTTTACCCAGGACTCCAGGGGCTGGATTTCCAATTGCCCTCCTACCAGCAGAATGCTTTTGTCCCCATGTTGACCCGGAAGATGATCATCTACTTCTGTTTTCGTTACcttaacaaaaaacccacatattGGAAAGATGTTCTACAAAACTGCCATGTTCCTGATTGTATGAGACACCAGTATAAAAAATGGATAAGTGCTGACCTCATTCCTGATGAATTTAAGGTTAGAGGCTATGTACCACCAAAACCTGCATCATATAAACCTGAAGTCCATGAAGCTGTCAAAGAAATTTTAGAAATGacattttcccctctgttaGCTGAAGATTCCATTATTTGCCAGCTCCCTGAGTCCTACATTGCAACCTGTGAGTTTGATGTGTTGAGGGATGATGGTCTGTTATACAAGAAGAGACTAGAGGAAAATGGTGTTCAAGTGACCTGGTATCACTGTGAGAATGCCTTCCATGGAATTTTAGCCTTTTTTGGCtatgggattttttcctttttatctggAAATAAGATAATGGACAGTATTGTGAATTATATAAATGGTTTATAG